From a region of the Castanea sativa cultivar Marrone di Chiusa Pesio chromosome 10, ASM4071231v1 genome:
- the LOC142613112 gene encoding serine/threonine-protein phosphatase 7 long form homolog isoform X2, with amino-acid sequence MRHPHQALPPGPLAVRWKWAKITTDHPMHVLRAYRVSLASLRPNQIVWEPYRDYLGSLPAYCTASQHIWRSIVQLIHFWVVEGHHPECVLRQFGMKQGVPNNVDTSIELHKITLQGKHEKNWVQEHATHIARWVAHATIAEAPPFHGNTTVGYCRYRQAIPVGKGGRLDIDSNYGIRKAFLSQRRSGNGCD; translated from the exons ATGAGGCATCCACACCAGGCACTGCCCCCAGGTCCACTTGCTGTCAG ATGGAAATGGGCTAAGATAACAACTGACCATCCAATGCATGTCCTACGCGCCTATCGTGTGTCGCTTGCTTCACTCCGGCCAAATCAG ATTGTCTGGGAGCCATATAGAGATTATTTGGGTTCCCTGCCCGCATATTGTACGGCAAGCCAACACATATGGAGGTCCATCGTGCAGCTCATACATTTTTGGGTGGTTGAAGGCCATCACCCCGAATGTGTTCTTCGACAGTTTGGGATGAAGCAAGGCGTACCGAACAATGTTGATACTTCAATTGAACTTCACAAGATAACACTCCAAGGCAAGCACGAAAAAAATTGGGTTCAAGAACATGCCACTCATATTGCTAGATGGGTTGCGCATGCCACAATTGCCGAAGCACCGCCCTTTCATGGGAATACAACTGTAGGATATTGTAGATATAGACAAGCTATTCCCGTTGGTAAAGGAGGGCGATTGGATATTGATTCTAAC